The genomic stretch CCAGCCCCCATATCCACCTCTTGCAACCCAATAGCAACAATGCCGACATCTGAAACAGCAGAACTCAGCCAAGACACAAGCGCCCCACGTGAGGCCCGCCCTTCACCAACATTCCAGGTACCAACCAAGATTTTAACACTGTCTTGTCGAGCATAGGACATTTCCTTTTGAGAGAGTTCCGTTCGGATTACGCTGTCCAGAGGTCCTGGAGATGTCACATACCATCCTCTTACACCACCATGAGTTGCTAAGCTAAAAATGAAACCACCACCTGCTGCTAGCTTTATCACAGGTTCATTGTGTGAAACCCAGCTTGCAATTAGCTTTCCACCAAGATCCAAGACCTGGATGTAACCACTTGCATAACCCACATATATTCGATCACCAAAAGTGCAAAAGCACAGAACAGCCTGCTGATGATGATTCACCTCCCGCAAACGGTTTCCATTTCCGTCCCACTGAGCAATTACGCCATTCATGCTTCCAGTCCAAATTGATCCATCTGCTGCTATCGCAATAGCTTCTACTTTCCTAGTGTCTTCTGCAAAAGCTCCTGTACTTCTAGTGGCTGCTCGACGAACAGC from Camelina sativa cultivar DH55 unplaced genomic scaffold, Cs unpScaffold04592, whole genome shotgun sequence encodes the following:
- the LOC109131761 gene encoding type II inositol polyphosphate 5-phosphatase 14-like; translation: GFLQRSRHAIMGAAGAVRRAATRSTGAFAEDTRKVEAIAIAADGSIWTGSMNGVIAQWDGNGNRLREVNHHQQAVLCFCTFGDRIYVGYASGYIQVLDLGGKLIASWVSHNEPVIKLAAGGGFIFSLATHGGVRGWYVTSPGPLDSVIRTELSQKEMSYARQDSVKILVGTWNVGEGRASRGALVSWLSSAVSDVGIVAIGLQEVDMG